In Gambusia affinis linkage group LG08, SWU_Gaff_1.0, whole genome shotgun sequence, a single window of DNA contains:
- the lactb gene encoding serine beta-lactamase-like protein LACTB, mitochondrial isoform X1, which translates to MFRMILHGRFCAKCSPLPAPGSLLLTPQAKGVFIRTQSRFVGGNVNFKRRLKSRTWLYGAGVGIVLAVGLKYRSDSANSSCDDKVEIAQKTHPYANAIEVSRDLLERIKVGKETEVGAPGLIVGVAVDGVQVWSEGIGYADLENRVPCTPDTVMRIASISKSLTTAAAARLCEEGKLDLDAPVQKYVPEFPQKQFDGKDVTITSRMILSHLSGIRHYEKDAKKVKEDKEKAKRLLRRPDSGTSKQRDDEKSLPENRGKPGGDQTSKSKESTQAQQKKEFEHEEYYIKGNYESVIKSLDLFKNDPLIFKPGTTYLYSTHAFTLLSAVLERAANQRFLDIMKNMFRELGMHSTVPDENDPIIYHRSRFYHFNKRGRVVNCPYVDVSYKWAGGGFLSTVGDLLLFGNALLYSYQVAHLKDTEGLLPGFLKPKSAIELWTPVDKTEGTWDNDGLYGQGWLVVEKLQKYGQCRKRRHYVSHTGGAVGASSVLLVLPSDEMEQHQGQTLYLPQGVVVTIITNMQSVGLNSTALNIAHQFDKARNV; encoded by the exons atgtttcGAATGATTTTACATGGTCGTTTCTGTGCCAAGTGCTCCCCGCTACCAGCACCGGGGTCTCTTTTACTAACACCGCAGGCGAAAGGTGTTTTTATTCGGACACAGTCGCGTTTTGTCGGGGGCAACGTCAATTTTAAACGCCGATTAAAGTCCAGAACGTGGCTGTATGGTGCTGGTGTGGGCATTGTTTTAGCTGTAGGTCTGAAATACAGGTCTGACTCTGCAAACAGCTCGTGTGATGATAAAGTTGAAATAGCACAAAAGACTCATCCGTATGCAAATGCCATAGAAGTGAGCAGAGACCTCCTAGAGCGGATAAAGGTAGGCAAAGAG ACTGAGGTCGGAGCTCCTGGACTGATAGTTGGAGTTGCAGTGGACGGTGTTCAAGTGTGGTCTGAAG GCATTGGCTATGCTGATTTGGAGAATCGTGTCCCATGTACTCCTGATACAGTGATGCGGATCGCCAGCATCAGTAAGTCCCTCACAACTGCAGCTGCCGCACGACTGTGTGAAGAAGGGAAACTTGATCTTGATGCCCCCGTCCAGAAATATGTGCCAGAGTTTCCTCAGAAACAGTTTGATGGAAAGGAT gtTACAATAACTTCTCGTATGATACTGTCACACCTAAGTGGCATAAGGCACTATGAGAAGGATGCAAAAAAAGTTaaggaagacaaagaaaaagccAAGCGACTTCTTAGGCGTCCAG ATTCAGGCACAAGTAAACAGAGAGATGATGAGAAGAGCTTACCTGAAAACAGAGGCAAACCTGGAGGAGATCAAACATCTAAAAGTAAAGAATCCACTCAGGCTCAGCAGAAAAAGGAGTTTGAGCACGAAGAATACTACATAAAAGGCAATTATGAAAGCGTTATTAAGTCCTTGGACCTTTTTAAAAACGACCCACTCATTTTCAAACCTG GAACCACTTACCTCTACTCCACTCATGCTTTCACACTGCTGAGTGCCGTTTTGGAGCGGGCTGCCAACCAGCGCTTCCTGGATATCATGAAGAACATGTTTCGGGAGCTGGGAATGCACAGTACAGTTCCAGATGAGAATGACCCCATTATATATCATCGCTCCAG attttatcatttcaacAAGCGAGGGCGAGTTGTAAACTGCCCGTACGTAGACGTCTCCTACAAATGGGCCGGAGGCGGCTTCCTCTCCACTGTGGGAGACCTGCTGTTGTTCGGCAATGCTCTGCTCTATAGCTACCAGGTGGCCCACCTGAAGGACACGGAGGGGTTGCTCCCTGGTTTTCTGAAACCCAAATCAGCCATAGAGCTGTGGACACCAGTTGACAAGACAGAAGGCACTTGGGATAACGATGGACTGTACGGCCAAGGCTGGCTGGtggtggagaagctgcagaagtATGGTCAGTGCAGGAAACGCAGGCATTACGTGTCCCACACAGGAGGAGCTGTGGGGGCCAGCAGCGTTCTTCTGGTGTTACCCAGTGATGAGATGGAGCAACACCAGGGACAGACTCTTTACCTCCCACAAGGAGTGGTGGTCACCATTATCACAAACATGCAGTCTGTGGGACTGAATAGCACCGCACTAAACATTGCTCATCAGTTTGACAAAGCCAGAAATGTGTGA
- the lactb gene encoding serine beta-lactamase-like protein LACTB, mitochondrial isoform X3: MFRMILHGRFCAKCSPLPAPGSLLLTPQAKGVFIRTQSRFVGGNVNFKRRLKSRTWLYGAGVGIVLAVGLKYRSDSANSSCDDKVEIAQKTHPYANAIEVSRDLLERIKVGKETEVGAPGLIVGVAVDGVQVWSEVMRIASISKSLTTAAAARLCEEGKLDLDAPVQKYVPEFPQKQFDGKDVTITSRMILSHLSGIRHYEKDAKKVKEDKEKAKRLLRRPDSGTSKQRDDEKSLPENRGKPGGDQTSKSKESTQAQQKKEFEHEEYYIKGNYESVIKSLDLFKNDPLIFKPGTTYLYSTHAFTLLSAVLERAANQRFLDIMKNMFRELGMHSTVPDENDPIIYHRSRFYHFNKRGRVVNCPYVDVSYKWAGGGFLSTVGDLLLFGNALLYSYQVAHLKDTEGLLPGFLKPKSAIELWTPVDKTEGTWDNDGLYGQGWLVVEKLQKYGQCRKRRHYVSHTGGAVGASSVLLVLPSDEMEQHQGQTLYLPQGVVVTIITNMQSVGLNSTALNIAHQFDKARNV; the protein is encoded by the exons atgtttcGAATGATTTTACATGGTCGTTTCTGTGCCAAGTGCTCCCCGCTACCAGCACCGGGGTCTCTTTTACTAACACCGCAGGCGAAAGGTGTTTTTATTCGGACACAGTCGCGTTTTGTCGGGGGCAACGTCAATTTTAAACGCCGATTAAAGTCCAGAACGTGGCTGTATGGTGCTGGTGTGGGCATTGTTTTAGCTGTAGGTCTGAAATACAGGTCTGACTCTGCAAACAGCTCGTGTGATGATAAAGTTGAAATAGCACAAAAGACTCATCCGTATGCAAATGCCATAGAAGTGAGCAGAGACCTCCTAGAGCGGATAAAGGTAGGCAAAGAG ACTGAGGTCGGAGCTCCTGGACTGATAGTTGGAGTTGCAGTGGACGGTGTTCAAGTGTGGTCTGAAG TGATGCGGATCGCCAGCATCAGTAAGTCCCTCACAACTGCAGCTGCCGCACGACTGTGTGAAGAAGGGAAACTTGATCTTGATGCCCCCGTCCAGAAATATGTGCCAGAGTTTCCTCAGAAACAGTTTGATGGAAAGGAT gtTACAATAACTTCTCGTATGATACTGTCACACCTAAGTGGCATAAGGCACTATGAGAAGGATGCAAAAAAAGTTaaggaagacaaagaaaaagccAAGCGACTTCTTAGGCGTCCAG ATTCAGGCACAAGTAAACAGAGAGATGATGAGAAGAGCTTACCTGAAAACAGAGGCAAACCTGGAGGAGATCAAACATCTAAAAGTAAAGAATCCACTCAGGCTCAGCAGAAAAAGGAGTTTGAGCACGAAGAATACTACATAAAAGGCAATTATGAAAGCGTTATTAAGTCCTTGGACCTTTTTAAAAACGACCCACTCATTTTCAAACCTG GAACCACTTACCTCTACTCCACTCATGCTTTCACACTGCTGAGTGCCGTTTTGGAGCGGGCTGCCAACCAGCGCTTCCTGGATATCATGAAGAACATGTTTCGGGAGCTGGGAATGCACAGTACAGTTCCAGATGAGAATGACCCCATTATATATCATCGCTCCAG attttatcatttcaacAAGCGAGGGCGAGTTGTAAACTGCCCGTACGTAGACGTCTCCTACAAATGGGCCGGAGGCGGCTTCCTCTCCACTGTGGGAGACCTGCTGTTGTTCGGCAATGCTCTGCTCTATAGCTACCAGGTGGCCCACCTGAAGGACACGGAGGGGTTGCTCCCTGGTTTTCTGAAACCCAAATCAGCCATAGAGCTGTGGACACCAGTTGACAAGACAGAAGGCACTTGGGATAACGATGGACTGTACGGCCAAGGCTGGCTGGtggtggagaagctgcagaagtATGGTCAGTGCAGGAAACGCAGGCATTACGTGTCCCACACAGGAGGAGCTGTGGGGGCCAGCAGCGTTCTTCTGGTGTTACCCAGTGATGAGATGGAGCAACACCAGGGACAGACTCTTTACCTCCCACAAGGAGTGGTGGTCACCATTATCACAAACATGCAGTCTGTGGGACTGAATAGCACCGCACTAAACATTGCTCATCAGTTTGACAAAGCCAGAAATGTGTGA
- the lactb gene encoding serine beta-lactamase-like protein LACTB, mitochondrial isoform X4 translates to MFRMILHGRFCAKCSPLPAPGSLLLTPQAKGVFIRTQSRFVGGNVNFKRRLKSRTWLYGAGVGIVLAVGLKYRSDSANSSCDDKVEIAQKTHPYANAIEVSRDLLERIKTEVGAPGLIVGVAVDGVQVWSEVMRIASISKSLTTAAAARLCEEGKLDLDAPVQKYVPEFPQKQFDGKDVTITSRMILSHLSGIRHYEKDAKKVKEDKEKAKRLLRRPDSGTSKQRDDEKSLPENRGKPGGDQTSKSKESTQAQQKKEFEHEEYYIKGNYESVIKSLDLFKNDPLIFKPGTTYLYSTHAFTLLSAVLERAANQRFLDIMKNMFRELGMHSTVPDENDPIIYHRSRFYHFNKRGRVVNCPYVDVSYKWAGGGFLSTVGDLLLFGNALLYSYQVAHLKDTEGLLPGFLKPKSAIELWTPVDKTEGTWDNDGLYGQGWLVVEKLQKYGQCRKRRHYVSHTGGAVGASSVLLVLPSDEMEQHQGQTLYLPQGVVVTIITNMQSVGLNSTALNIAHQFDKARNV, encoded by the exons atgtttcGAATGATTTTACATGGTCGTTTCTGTGCCAAGTGCTCCCCGCTACCAGCACCGGGGTCTCTTTTACTAACACCGCAGGCGAAAGGTGTTTTTATTCGGACACAGTCGCGTTTTGTCGGGGGCAACGTCAATTTTAAACGCCGATTAAAGTCCAGAACGTGGCTGTATGGTGCTGGTGTGGGCATTGTTTTAGCTGTAGGTCTGAAATACAGGTCTGACTCTGCAAACAGCTCGTGTGATGATAAAGTTGAAATAGCACAAAAGACTCATCCGTATGCAAATGCCATAGAAGTGAGCAGAGACCTCCTAGAGCGGATAAAG ACTGAGGTCGGAGCTCCTGGACTGATAGTTGGAGTTGCAGTGGACGGTGTTCAAGTGTGGTCTGAAG TGATGCGGATCGCCAGCATCAGTAAGTCCCTCACAACTGCAGCTGCCGCACGACTGTGTGAAGAAGGGAAACTTGATCTTGATGCCCCCGTCCAGAAATATGTGCCAGAGTTTCCTCAGAAACAGTTTGATGGAAAGGAT gtTACAATAACTTCTCGTATGATACTGTCACACCTAAGTGGCATAAGGCACTATGAGAAGGATGCAAAAAAAGTTaaggaagacaaagaaaaagccAAGCGACTTCTTAGGCGTCCAG ATTCAGGCACAAGTAAACAGAGAGATGATGAGAAGAGCTTACCTGAAAACAGAGGCAAACCTGGAGGAGATCAAACATCTAAAAGTAAAGAATCCACTCAGGCTCAGCAGAAAAAGGAGTTTGAGCACGAAGAATACTACATAAAAGGCAATTATGAAAGCGTTATTAAGTCCTTGGACCTTTTTAAAAACGACCCACTCATTTTCAAACCTG GAACCACTTACCTCTACTCCACTCATGCTTTCACACTGCTGAGTGCCGTTTTGGAGCGGGCTGCCAACCAGCGCTTCCTGGATATCATGAAGAACATGTTTCGGGAGCTGGGAATGCACAGTACAGTTCCAGATGAGAATGACCCCATTATATATCATCGCTCCAG attttatcatttcaacAAGCGAGGGCGAGTTGTAAACTGCCCGTACGTAGACGTCTCCTACAAATGGGCCGGAGGCGGCTTCCTCTCCACTGTGGGAGACCTGCTGTTGTTCGGCAATGCTCTGCTCTATAGCTACCAGGTGGCCCACCTGAAGGACACGGAGGGGTTGCTCCCTGGTTTTCTGAAACCCAAATCAGCCATAGAGCTGTGGACACCAGTTGACAAGACAGAAGGCACTTGGGATAACGATGGACTGTACGGCCAAGGCTGGCTGGtggtggagaagctgcagaagtATGGTCAGTGCAGGAAACGCAGGCATTACGTGTCCCACACAGGAGGAGCTGTGGGGGCCAGCAGCGTTCTTCTGGTGTTACCCAGTGATGAGATGGAGCAACACCAGGGACAGACTCTTTACCTCCCACAAGGAGTGGTGGTCACCATTATCACAAACATGCAGTCTGTGGGACTGAATAGCACCGCACTAAACATTGCTCATCAGTTTGACAAAGCCAGAAATGTGTGA
- the LOC122835297 gene encoding pro-neuregulin-4, membrane-bound isoform-like: MMAEHGTPCDPQEATFCMNEGACYKLPAMNTLSCICSENYKGIRCEQYHLPSSSQDGHDRGLLAAIIVVAIILLVVLVVIIYYVQKMVKEKTNQKKDGDQTKKLQV, encoded by the exons ATGATGGCAG AACATGGAACACCCTGTGATCCCCAGGAAGCTACATTTTGCATGAATGAAGGGGCATGTTATAAATTACCAGCTATGAACACACTCTCCTGCat CTGCAGTGAAAATTACAAAGGAATCAGATGTGAGCAGTACCACCTTCCTAGTTCTTCTCAGGATGGACACGATAGAGGATTATTAGCCGCCATCATCGTTGTAGCAATCATCCTCTTGGTGGTGCTTGTTGTTATCATTTACTATGTTCAAAA GATggtaaaggaaaaaacaaaccaaaagaaggATGGCGATCAGACGAAGAAGCTCCAAGTATGA
- the lactb gene encoding serine beta-lactamase-like protein LACTB, mitochondrial isoform X2 — MFRMILHGRFCAKCSPLPAPGSLLLTPQAKGVFIRTQSRFVGGNVNFKRRLKSRTWLYGAGVGIVLAVGLKYRSDSANSSCDDKVEIAQKTHPYANAIEVSRDLLERIKTEVGAPGLIVGVAVDGVQVWSEGIGYADLENRVPCTPDTVMRIASISKSLTTAAAARLCEEGKLDLDAPVQKYVPEFPQKQFDGKDVTITSRMILSHLSGIRHYEKDAKKVKEDKEKAKRLLRRPDSGTSKQRDDEKSLPENRGKPGGDQTSKSKESTQAQQKKEFEHEEYYIKGNYESVIKSLDLFKNDPLIFKPGTTYLYSTHAFTLLSAVLERAANQRFLDIMKNMFRELGMHSTVPDENDPIIYHRSRFYHFNKRGRVVNCPYVDVSYKWAGGGFLSTVGDLLLFGNALLYSYQVAHLKDTEGLLPGFLKPKSAIELWTPVDKTEGTWDNDGLYGQGWLVVEKLQKYGQCRKRRHYVSHTGGAVGASSVLLVLPSDEMEQHQGQTLYLPQGVVVTIITNMQSVGLNSTALNIAHQFDKARNV; from the exons atgtttcGAATGATTTTACATGGTCGTTTCTGTGCCAAGTGCTCCCCGCTACCAGCACCGGGGTCTCTTTTACTAACACCGCAGGCGAAAGGTGTTTTTATTCGGACACAGTCGCGTTTTGTCGGGGGCAACGTCAATTTTAAACGCCGATTAAAGTCCAGAACGTGGCTGTATGGTGCTGGTGTGGGCATTGTTTTAGCTGTAGGTCTGAAATACAGGTCTGACTCTGCAAACAGCTCGTGTGATGATAAAGTTGAAATAGCACAAAAGACTCATCCGTATGCAAATGCCATAGAAGTGAGCAGAGACCTCCTAGAGCGGATAAAG ACTGAGGTCGGAGCTCCTGGACTGATAGTTGGAGTTGCAGTGGACGGTGTTCAAGTGTGGTCTGAAG GCATTGGCTATGCTGATTTGGAGAATCGTGTCCCATGTACTCCTGATACAGTGATGCGGATCGCCAGCATCAGTAAGTCCCTCACAACTGCAGCTGCCGCACGACTGTGTGAAGAAGGGAAACTTGATCTTGATGCCCCCGTCCAGAAATATGTGCCAGAGTTTCCTCAGAAACAGTTTGATGGAAAGGAT gtTACAATAACTTCTCGTATGATACTGTCACACCTAAGTGGCATAAGGCACTATGAGAAGGATGCAAAAAAAGTTaaggaagacaaagaaaaagccAAGCGACTTCTTAGGCGTCCAG ATTCAGGCACAAGTAAACAGAGAGATGATGAGAAGAGCTTACCTGAAAACAGAGGCAAACCTGGAGGAGATCAAACATCTAAAAGTAAAGAATCCACTCAGGCTCAGCAGAAAAAGGAGTTTGAGCACGAAGAATACTACATAAAAGGCAATTATGAAAGCGTTATTAAGTCCTTGGACCTTTTTAAAAACGACCCACTCATTTTCAAACCTG GAACCACTTACCTCTACTCCACTCATGCTTTCACACTGCTGAGTGCCGTTTTGGAGCGGGCTGCCAACCAGCGCTTCCTGGATATCATGAAGAACATGTTTCGGGAGCTGGGAATGCACAGTACAGTTCCAGATGAGAATGACCCCATTATATATCATCGCTCCAG attttatcatttcaacAAGCGAGGGCGAGTTGTAAACTGCCCGTACGTAGACGTCTCCTACAAATGGGCCGGAGGCGGCTTCCTCTCCACTGTGGGAGACCTGCTGTTGTTCGGCAATGCTCTGCTCTATAGCTACCAGGTGGCCCACCTGAAGGACACGGAGGGGTTGCTCCCTGGTTTTCTGAAACCCAAATCAGCCATAGAGCTGTGGACACCAGTTGACAAGACAGAAGGCACTTGGGATAACGATGGACTGTACGGCCAAGGCTGGCTGGtggtggagaagctgcagaagtATGGTCAGTGCAGGAAACGCAGGCATTACGTGTCCCACACAGGAGGAGCTGTGGGGGCCAGCAGCGTTCTTCTGGTGTTACCCAGTGATGAGATGGAGCAACACCAGGGACAGACTCTTTACCTCCCACAAGGAGTGGTGGTCACCATTATCACAAACATGCAGTCTGTGGGACTGAATAGCACCGCACTAAACATTGCTCATCAGTTTGACAAAGCCAGAAATGTGTGA